The following proteins are co-located in the Methanomassiliicoccales archaeon genome:
- a CDS encoding PAS domain S-box protein, which yields MSDASSLKVLLVDDEPSLCEVAKVFLEDLFKYEVSVCSSANMAKALLLSQQFDAVVCDYQMPVEDGISLLKWLRQSGLEVPFILFTGKGREEVAIQALNEGADFYLQKGAEPRVQFIELGNMIKKAAERSCAQKALRDSERKYRLLAENVKDVIFELDIDTLRFTYISPSIMNLRGMTPEEAMQESAVDAIDQESSERLMAEMRRRLQNFHEHPELMQPYRTVVKQKRKDGNLIDVEVTASIVLDQNGKPCRVIGVSRDISDRIRVERELRESNRRLQTLMSNLPGMAYRCRNDPYWTMEFVSEGCLPLTGYTSSDLIHNNKVAYADLILPEDLDMVWTKVQEAIQQNVPFFILYRIRRADGKIRWVREQGRGILSENGEVVALEGFIQDITEEREALNKLALANKKLNLLGSITRHDSYNILTVIRGQAELGKMRSSEKSTMELFRSIDRQAVNLQKVFDFANMYQELYSQEPVWLNLREIIEKATSELVENAKIRVLNEVSGYEVCADTMLVKVIYNLIDNTLRHGVRASKAVFYCVIENEELRLIYEDDGLGIPESDKERIFQRGVGQNLGFGLFLSREILSITDIAIKENGVPGKGVRFIITVPAARYRRIEAKKG from the coding sequence ATGTCAGACGCTTCGAGCCTCAAAGTGCTGTTGGTGGACGATGAGCCATCATTATGCGAAGTAGCGAAGGTATTCCTTGAAGACCTTTTCAAATATGAGGTTTCGGTGTGCTCGTCTGCGAATATGGCAAAAGCTCTCCTGCTCAGCCAGCAATTCGATGCTGTAGTCTGTGACTACCAGATGCCAGTTGAGGACGGCATCTCCCTGCTCAAATGGCTTAGGCAATCAGGTCTTGAGGTGCCTTTCATACTATTCACCGGAAAAGGCAGGGAGGAGGTGGCGATACAAGCCTTAAACGAGGGCGCGGATTTCTACCTGCAGAAGGGAGCAGAGCCACGAGTCCAATTCATCGAATTAGGGAACATGATTAAGAAGGCTGCAGAGAGGAGCTGCGCACAAAAAGCTTTGCGGGACAGCGAAAGAAAATATCGTCTTTTAGCGGAAAACGTTAAAGATGTTATTTTTGAGCTGGATATAGACACTCTGCGTTTCACGTACATTTCTCCTAGCATCATGAACTTAAGAGGAATGACTCCTGAGGAAGCTATGCAGGAGAGCGCTGTTGATGCCATAGATCAGGAATCATCCGAGCGCCTCATGGCAGAAATGAGGCGGAGGCTGCAAAACTTCCATGAGCACCCTGAACTGATGCAGCCTTATAGGACCGTCGTAAAGCAAAAAAGAAAGGACGGAAACCTGATTGACGTTGAAGTTACGGCATCCATCGTCTTGGACCAGAATGGTAAGCCATGCAGGGTCATAGGCGTATCAAGAGATATCAGTGATAGGATAAGAGTGGAAAGAGAGCTAAGGGAAAGCAATCGCAGATTGCAGACTCTCATGAGCAATCTTCCTGGAATGGCCTATCGGTGCCGTAACGATCCCTATTGGACTATGGAGTTCGTAAGCGAGGGCTGTCTGCCATTGACTGGCTACACATCCTCGGATCTCATCCACAACAACAAGGTTGCTTATGCCGATCTTATCCTTCCCGAGGACCTCGATATGGTGTGGACAAAAGTTCAGGAAGCCATCCAGCAAAATGTTCCGTTCTTTATTCTTTACCGTATAAGAAGAGCGGATGGAAAGATTCGTTGGGTCCGGGAGCAGGGCAGGGGAATATTGTCGGAGAATGGCGAAGTGGTGGCCCTGGAGGGATTCATTCAGGATATCACAGAGGAAAGAGAAGCATTAAACAAATTGGCCTTGGCGAACAAGAAATTGAATCTTTTAGGCAGCATAACACGCCATGATAGCTATAACATCCTCACCGTCATAAGGGGACAGGCGGAATTGGGCAAGATGCGATCTTCGGAAAAGAGCACTATGGAACTTTTCCGTTCTATAGATCGTCAGGCTGTAAACCTCCAGAAGGTCTTCGATTTTGCCAATATGTATCAGGAACTATATTCACAAGAGCCTGTTTGGCTGAATCTGAGAGAAATTATAGAAAAGGCTACGAGCGAATTGGTGGAGAATGCTAAGATACGAGTATTGAACGAAGTTAGCGGTTACGAGGTTTGCGCTGACACTATGTTAGTTAAGGTAATCTATAATTTGATTGATAATACACTGCGCCATGGGGTAAGAGCTAGTAAGGCCGTTTTTTATTGCGTAATAGAGAATGAAGAGCTGAGGTTGATTTATGAGGATGATGGCCTGGGGATTCCTGAGAGTGATAAGGAACGCATCTTCCAAAGAGGAGTGGGACAAAATTTGGGATTTGGCCTCTTCCTTAGCAGAGAGATTTTGAGCATAACTGATATCGCTATTAAAGAGAACGGAGTTCCGGGCAAGGGGGTTCGATTCATTATAACCGTGCCTGCCGCCCGCTACCGCCGCATCGAGGCTAAAAAGGGATAA
- the acs gene encoding acetate--CoA ligase gives MSEKTIESVMAEERRFEPSPEFRAKARVKSMEEYERMYRESISDPAGFWAKMAKQEIEWFSPWTNTFSWDEENVIIKWFEGGKLNASYNCLDRHVKSERKNKAAIIWQGEPEEDVRTLTYQQLHREVCRCANLLKELGVSKGDRVSIYLPMIPELAISMLACARIGAIHSVVFGGFSSESLRDRINDSNCKVLITADGAYRSGKHVQLKQNADVAMEKGTSIEKVVVVKRAGFNIEMKEGRDIWYHEAIARQSDKCEPEWMDAEDPLFILYTSGSTGKPKGVLHTTGGYMVYATTTFKYIFDYRDEDTYWCTADIGWITGHSYILYGPLSAGATSLMFEGVPTYPQVDRFWHIVEKFKVNIFYTAPTAIRSLMREGEKWPAAHDLSSLRLLGTVGEPINPEAWIWYHTHIGRERCPIVDTWWQTETGGILITPLPGATTTKPGSATKPFFGVEPAIYKDDGSEAAVNEGGYLVIKRPWPGIMRTVFGQHERFKEIYWSRWPGVYFTGDGARKDEDGYFWIMGRVDDVIKVSGHRIGAAEVESALVSHPKVAEAAVVPIPHDIKGEAIYAYVTLKAGVHGTEDLKKELVQHVRKMVGPIATPEVIQFADGMPKTRSGKIMRRILRKVATGETESIGDTSTLADPSVVDRLIEGRIELRKG, from the coding sequence ATGAGTGAGAAGACGATCGAATCGGTGATGGCAGAGGAGAGGAGGTTCGAGCCAAGTCCTGAGTTTCGGGCCAAGGCCAGGGTTAAGAGCATGGAAGAGTACGAACGCATGTACCGCGAATCCATATCCGACCCTGCGGGCTTCTGGGCGAAGATGGCTAAGCAGGAGATAGAGTGGTTCTCACCTTGGACCAACACATTCTCATGGGATGAGGAGAACGTCATCATCAAATGGTTCGAGGGGGGCAAGCTCAATGCCTCTTATAATTGTCTGGACCGGCATGTCAAGAGCGAGCGCAAGAATAAGGCCGCCATCATTTGGCAGGGAGAGCCAGAAGAAGACGTTAGGACCCTGACTTACCAGCAGCTGCATCGAGAGGTATGCCGATGCGCCAACCTGCTGAAGGAGTTGGGCGTCTCCAAGGGAGACAGGGTTTCAATCTATCTTCCCATGATACCCGAGCTGGCAATCTCCATGCTGGCCTGCGCCAGAATCGGTGCTATCCATAGCGTTGTGTTCGGCGGCTTCAGCTCCGAGTCTCTGCGCGACCGCATAAACGATTCGAATTGCAAGGTTCTCATTACGGCGGATGGGGCCTATCGATCCGGCAAGCATGTGCAGTTGAAACAGAATGCGGATGTGGCCATGGAGAAGGGGACCAGCATCGAAAAGGTTGTAGTAGTTAAACGAGCTGGCTTCAATATCGAGATGAAAGAAGGCAGGGACATTTGGTACCATGAGGCCATCGCCAGGCAATCTGACAAGTGTGAACCCGAATGGATGGACGCTGAGGACCCGCTTTTCATCCTCTACACCTCAGGCTCCACGGGAAAGCCCAAAGGGGTCCTGCACACCACCGGCGGCTACATGGTTTACGCCACAACTACTTTCAAGTACATCTTTGATTACCGCGATGAGGACACATACTGGTGCACGGCGGATATAGGGTGGATCACAGGACATTCTTACATATTATATGGTCCTCTTAGCGCTGGGGCCACCAGCCTCATGTTCGAAGGCGTTCCCACCTATCCACAGGTGGATCGCTTCTGGCATATAGTGGAGAAGTTCAAGGTCAACATATTCTATACCGCGCCCACCGCGATCAGGTCATTGATGCGCGAGGGAGAGAAATGGCCTGCAGCGCATGACCTGAGTTCCTTGCGCTTGTTAGGTACCGTGGGCGAACCCATCAATCCTGAAGCCTGGATCTGGTACCATACTCATATCGGCAGGGAAAGATGTCCTATCGTGGACACGTGGTGGCAGACGGAGACTGGAGGCATATTGATCACCCCCCTTCCCGGTGCTACCACCACCAAACCGGGTTCTGCCACGAAACCATTCTTTGGCGTGGAACCTGCGATTTACAAGGATGACGGTAGTGAGGCGGCAGTAAATGAAGGTGGATACCTGGTGATAAAGAGGCCATGGCCAGGCATCATGAGGACGGTGTTCGGTCAGCACGAGCGATTCAAGGAGATCTATTGGTCGCGCTGGCCTGGAGTATACTTCACTGGAGATGGGGCACGTAAGGATGAGGATGGATATTTCTGGATCATGGGCCGAGTGGATGATGTAATCAAAGTCTCGGGCCATCGTATCGGTGCCGCGGAAGTGGAATCTGCCCTGGTTTCCCACCCCAAAGTGGCAGAAGCAGCAGTAGTTCCTATACCACATGACATAAAGGGAGAGGCCATCTATGCTTATGTAACCTTAAAGGCAGGGGTGCACGGAACTGAGGATTTAAAGAAAGAACTAGTTCAGCATGTACGCAAGATGGTAGGGCCGATTGCAACGCCAGAGGTCATACAATTCGCCGACGGCATGCCCAAGACGAGAAGCGGGAAGATCATGCGACGGATCTTGAGAAAGGTGGCCACAGGGGAAACGGAGAGCATAGGCGACACCAGCACCTTAGCTGATCCCTCTGTGGTGGACCGTCTCATCGAAGGGAGGATCGAGCTGAGAAAAGGCTGA
- a CDS encoding MBL fold metallo-hydrolase, giving the protein MRSRTLFVFLTIAIMIFSSVLLAFLAYSYIGKLLEPGLKVYFFDVDQGDAILIRTPDHKDILVDCGHFDYAEDLIYFLKSLGVREIHTFIATHPDPDHIGAVPELFAEFNVLVVYHSGFVKTTQTYYDFIDSLQKEGCAVYDRDDFGPGEILPISSKVRFKVLSVDPLAQDSNDASIVLKVSYGNFDMILEGDASWKKESYMIHHYGNELDIEVLKVSHHGSISASSYEWLEATTPDVAVICVGPNDYGLPNPIILDRLQRNCNSVLITDEEGCIMISSDGNNYEICSINL; this is encoded by the coding sequence ATGCGTTCGCGCACCCTTTTCGTATTTTTGACTATCGCAATAATGATTTTTAGCTCCGTTCTTTTAGCATTTTTAGCTTATTCATATATCGGAAAACTACTCGAACCAGGACTAAAAGTCTACTTCTTTGATGTAGACCAAGGAGATGCGATTCTGATACGCACACCTGACCACAAAGACATCTTGGTAGACTGTGGGCACTTTGATTATGCGGAAGATCTCATCTACTTTTTGAAATCACTAGGAGTGAGGGAAATACATACATTCATAGCGACGCATCCTGACCCCGATCATATCGGCGCCGTTCCTGAACTCTTTGCCGAGTTCAATGTGCTCGTCGTCTACCACTCCGGATTCGTGAAAACGACTCAGACATACTATGATTTCATAGATTCTCTGCAAAAGGAAGGCTGCGCTGTATATGACCGTGATGATTTCGGTCCTGGAGAAATATTGCCTATTAGCTCAAAAGTGAGGTTCAAAGTTCTCTCTGTCGATCCCTTGGCCCAAGATTCGAATGATGCCAGCATAGTTTTGAAGGTCAGTTATGGCAATTTCGATATGATTCTTGAGGGCGATGCTTCTTGGAAAAAAGAGAGTTATATGATTCACCATTATGGGAACGAGTTGGACATAGAGGTGCTCAAGGTATCTCATCATGGCAGTATCAGCGCCTCTTCTTATGAGTGGTTAGAGGCAACTACGCCTGATGTGGCGGTGATATGCGTGGGGCCGAACGATTATGGCCTACCAAATCCAATTATATTGGACCGTTTGCAGCGGAATTGCAACAGTGTACTCATTACTGACGAGGAAGGTTGCATAATGATATCGTCGGACGGTAATAATTATGAGATTTGCTCCATAAACCTTTAG
- a CDS encoding GNAT family N-acetyltransferase, producing MSGMGPELLGPYKSKVKTAEEAVRMIAPGRTVFIGTAAGEPQALVKELVKSASEMGDNEIIQALSLFLSPQRGEMMKHNFRFNALFVGPEVRLAVREGRGEYTPTHLSEMGSLFEEGLIHIDYALIQVAPPDSEGRCSLGVSVDITKSATKAAEHVIAQVNPRMPRTFGDSYLHISEIDALVWHEEPLLEWKRIPEELERINEIGRHVAALVENGDTIQIGYGSIPDAVLAYLRDKKDLGVHTEMFSDGLIELVEKGVVTCAKKSIHPGKVLASFAMGSSRLYEYVNGNELFEFYPSSYINNPCTIRANKRMVAINSALSVDLTGQVCADQLEYEFYSGIGGLADFMRGASMSKGGKGIIALPSTAQNGSISRIVPTLPEGSAVTVNRCDVHYVVTEYGIAELRGKSIEQRALELIEVAHPKFRAALLAQAKRRGYVRSEVSPAPFLGRPYPEHLQRTIWLRGQPVRIRALKPTDQEMVKDFFYSLSQKSVYERFMSYEKMMPKEIREVIMNVDYDARMAVVALIRREEGPMIIGIGTYHTDPKTGYAEVALAVRDDWQNVGLGTELFKSLLDYAKEVKIKGFTAEILATNIRMLNIFHRSGLKIETRMVDDLIMVRAEF from the coding sequence ATGTCAGGGATGGGACCAGAGCTCTTGGGGCCTTATAAGAGCAAAGTCAAAACCGCTGAGGAAGCGGTACGAATGATAGCTCCTGGCAGGACTGTTTTCATCGGTACCGCAGCAGGAGAGCCGCAAGCGCTGGTCAAAGAACTAGTTAAGTCGGCTAGTGAGATGGGGGACAACGAGATAATCCAAGCTCTTTCGTTATTCCTATCTCCGCAGCGCGGAGAGATGATGAAACATAACTTCCGATTCAACGCCCTATTCGTAGGTCCGGAGGTGAGGCTGGCTGTCAGGGAGGGTCGGGGAGAATACACCCCTACCCATCTCTCCGAGATGGGCAGCCTTTTTGAGGAAGGCTTAATTCACATTGATTATGCTCTCATCCAAGTGGCCCCTCCAGACTCTGAGGGAAGATGTTCTTTAGGAGTAAGCGTGGACATCACCAAGAGCGCCACTAAGGCCGCAGAACACGTCATCGCTCAAGTGAATCCTAGGATGCCGCGCACCTTTGGGGATTCGTACCTCCATATATCAGAAATTGACGCCCTCGTTTGGCATGAAGAACCTCTTCTGGAGTGGAAGCGCATCCCGGAGGAGTTGGAGCGCATAAACGAAATAGGCAGGCATGTGGCTGCGTTGGTAGAGAATGGGGATACCATCCAAATCGGATACGGTTCCATACCCGACGCGGTTCTGGCCTATCTGAGAGATAAGAAGGACCTGGGCGTCCACACGGAAATGTTCTCTGACGGGCTGATAGAACTGGTTGAAAAAGGGGTGGTGACATGCGCCAAGAAATCGATCCATCCCGGAAAGGTTCTCGCCTCTTTCGCCATGGGAAGCAGCAGATTGTATGAATATGTGAACGGGAACGAATTATTCGAGTTCTATCCCTCTTCCTATATCAACAATCCATGCACTATAAGAGCCAATAAAAGAATGGTAGCGATAAATTCTGCCCTCTCTGTGGATTTGACCGGACAGGTTTGCGCCGATCAGTTGGAGTATGAGTTCTATTCGGGGATAGGAGGTCTTGCGGATTTCATGCGCGGTGCCTCCATGTCCAAAGGCGGTAAAGGGATTATAGCTCTGCCATCGACGGCTCAGAATGGCTCCATATCACGCATCGTTCCGACCTTGCCTGAGGGCAGTGCCGTAACGGTGAACCGTTGCGATGTGCACTATGTCGTCACGGAATATGGAATAGCGGAGTTGAGAGGTAAAAGCATAGAGCAGCGTGCTCTCGAGCTAATCGAGGTCGCCCACCCCAAGTTCCGCGCTGCCCTGCTGGCGCAGGCGAAGCGACGAGGGTATGTGAGGTCAGAGGTATCTCCTGCACCCTTCCTAGGACGTCCTTATCCAGAGCACCTACAACGGACTATATGGCTTCGTGGCCAACCCGTGCGCATAAGAGCTTTAAAGCCTACTGATCAAGAGATGGTGAAGGATTTCTTCTATTCTCTCTCGCAGAAGAGTGTGTATGAGAGGTTCATGTCCTATGAGAAGATGATGCCTAAGGAAATCCGTGAAGTCATCATGAATGTAGACTATGATGCGCGTATGGCCGTAGTAGCCTTGATCCGACGAGAGGAGGGTCCGATGATCATAGGGATAGGAACCTATCATACGGATCCTAAGACAGGCTATGCGGAAGTAGCACTGGCCGTGCGCGACGATTGGCAGAATGTTGGCCTTGGCACCGAGCTGTTCAAGTCGCTTTTAGATTATGCAAAGGAAGTGAAGATAAAGGGTTTCACGGCGGAGATCTTGGCCACCAACATACGCATGCTGAACATCTTCCACCGCTCCGGGCTGAAGATTGAGACTAGGATGGTGGACGACCTCATCATGGTGCGGGCGGAGTTCTAA